In Felis catus isolate Fca126 chromosome E1, F.catus_Fca126_mat1.0, whole genome shotgun sequence, the following proteins share a genomic window:
- the INPP5K gene encoding inositol polyphosphate 5-phosphatase K isoform X4, which produces MNCGIMSLLSDTAFEDPWSSFFMDVLSPLTFVKVSSVRMQGLLLLFFAKHQHLPFVQILSTKSTPTGLFGYWGNKGGINICLKLYGYYVSIINCHLPPHMANNDQRLQHFDRILEMQNFEEQNIPNILDHDLILWFGDMNFRIEDFGLHFVRESIKNRCYSDLWEKDQLSIAKKHDPLLREFQEGPLLFPPTYKFDKNSNNYDTSEKKRKPAWTDRILWRLKRQPQAHPHTPRLPAPHFCLTLRSYVSHMVYCISDHKPVTSTFDLELKPLVSAPLITLIPEGLWTMENDMLISYSLTPDFLSSPWDWIGLYKVGLRHINDYVSYVWVRDNQVSFNDGLSQVYFNVSNIPETEDQFLLCYYSNSLHSVVGISKPFKIQPGSSLAEDLLGEAQPHI; this is translated from the exons GTCTCCAGTGTCCGCATGCAGGGGCTCCTCTTACTCTTCTTTGCCAAGCATCAGCATTTGCCCTTTGTCCAGATCCTCTCTACTAAATCCACCCCCACTGGCCTCTTCGGGTACTGG GGGAACAAAGGGGGCATCAACATCTGCCTGAAGCTTTATGGCTACTATGTCAGCATCATCAActgccacctccccccccacatGGCCAACAATGACCAGCGGCTGCAGCACTTTGACCGGATCCTGGAGATGCAAAATTTTGAGGAGCAGAACATCCCCAACATCCTGGACCATGA CCTCATTCTCTGGTTTGGAGACATGAACTTTCGGATCGAGGACTTTGGGCTGCATTTTGTTCGGGAATCCATAAAAAATCGGTGCTATAGTGACCTGTGGGAGAAGGATCAG ctCAGCATTGCCAAGAAACACGACCCGCTGCTCCGGGAGTTCCAGGAGGGCCCTCTGCTCTTCCCGCCCACCTACAAGTTTGATAAGAACTCCAACAACTACGATACCAG tgaGAAAAAACGCAAGCCCGCATGGACCGACCGCATCCTGTGGAGGTTGAAGCGGCAGCCCCAGGCCCACCCCCACACCCCGAGACTGCCAGCCCCCCACTTCTGCCTGACCCTGAGGAGCTACGTCAGCCACATGGTGTACTGCATCAGTGACCATAAGCCTGTCACCAGCACCTTTGACTTGGAG CTGAAGCCATTGGTGTCTGCCCCATTGATCACCCTGATACCTGAGGGCCTGTGGACCATGGAAAACGACATGTTGATCAGCTACTCCTTGACCCCAGACTTTCTCAGCAGCCCCTGGGACTGGATTGGACTATACAAG GTGGGGCTGCGCCACATTAATGACTACGTGTCCTATGTCTGGGTCAGGGACAACCAGGTCTCCTTCAACGATGGGCTGAGCCAG GTATACTTCAATGTCAGCAATATCCCCGAGACTGAGgaccagtttcttctctgttaCTATAGCAACAGTCTACATTCTGTGGTGGGGATAAGCAAACCCTTCAAG ATCCAGCCTGGCTCCTCCTTGGCAGAGGACCTACTGGGTGAAGCCCAACCACATATCTGA